From Cherax quadricarinatus isolate ZL_2023a chromosome 56, ASM3850222v1, whole genome shotgun sequence, a single genomic window includes:
- the LOC138854366 gene encoding uncharacterized protein — protein DLTDTSNEEAERNTTESVVSSVTDVQEREGYVEFPLSVNRNDFDIDRKGLFFNFYRPPPRYRPLPHRPPPHPPTFRPPAPHPPVQHPPGRRPQGHNPSPPHNPDFPDFGFDFDPPNFFEPSDFSFPDEESFSFEPSLEDEEFFKDPHTFDNDFNSFPSHLKPHSSPHSSPHPSPHPQPHLQPFESFSPDFDAHPVTHGPNPSSILPFNINHITEDSIYRDDVPVKEVHNERDKIHPGLDHAGIKGLKPDFLSFLEEQTKSYINTESSVDFD, from the coding sequence GACCTTACAGACACTAGTAATGAAGAAGCTGAACGAAATACTACAGAATCAGTTGTGTCTTCAGTTACTGATGTACAGGAAAGAGAAGGTTATGTAGAATTTCCATTATCTGTtaatagaaatgattttgataTTGACCGTAAAGGACTTTTCTTCAACTTTTATCGGCCACCTCCGCGATACCGTCCGCTACCCCACCGGCCCCCGCCACATCCGCCCACTTTCCGCCCACCAGCGCCACATCCACCAGTTCAACACCCACCGGGAAGGCGCCCCCAGGGCCACAACCCCAGCCCTCCACACAATCCTGATTTTCCAGATTTTGGCTTCGATTTTGACCCACCAAACTTCTTCGAACCATCAGATTTTTCATTTCCCGATGAAGAATCTTTTAGTTTTGAACCTTCACTCGAAGATGAGGAATTCTTCAAAGACCCTCACACATTCGACAATGATTTTAACTCTTTTCCATCACATCTTAAACCACATTCTtccccacactcttcaccacatccctccccacaccctcaaccacatCTGCAACCCTTCGAGTCTTTCTCTCCAGATTTTGATGCACACCCCGTAACCCATGGTCCTAATCCTTCCTCTATTTTGCCCTTCAACATAAACCATATTACAGAGGATTCCATCTACAGGGATGACGTGCCAGTGAAGGAAGTGCACAATGAGAGGGACAAGATCCATCCTGGTCTGGATCATGCAGGAATTAAAGGACTCAAACCGGATTTCCTCTCCTTTCTCGAAGAACAAACTAAATCTTACATCAATACTGAGTCTTCAGTGGACTTTGATTAA